From the Vespa velutina chromosome 5, iVesVel2.1, whole genome shotgun sequence genome, the window GTTCTTTGAAAAGTTTTAACCTCGATTGTTTCTTGTCATGTGTCGAGCAAATGAACTTTTCCTTGTAGAGGCATGTTGGATCATGTGACATTTCAGTTCGTACCAAAGGGTAAATCCAAATTAGCACAAAATACATTCTATTATCCCCACTTCtatcttcattttatatactCTAACACATTTATCTAGATTAATCTTTTATCAGTGAAGttgtataaacaaaataaaaaaaaaaagatttttttcaattatcgtactatacatataattaaatcaaataacttaactatttaatatatacttaaaaaagaacaaaaaaatattaacattcttccatttttaataaaaatttttaattaaattaaaccactaacgttattaatttatagttGTATTAATCtgaactaaaaataattcaataactttttcaaattaaataatgatttaaagtaataaaatttgaatttgttGAATAAACGTATTATCCAACACATGTGTAAGAAACATATAACATAGTAATTAGATAGCAGGGCTAATATGGCTTCGACTAAAAATGTCTTGTTAAATAATACACTACACGTTTCCTTTTGTTCTTGTTATAAAaatcttcgataataatatttatatatatatatatatatatatatatatatatatatcataatatttatgtaataatatgcaCGTAAAATTAATCAGGGGTAACAATTACTGAGAGCAtactgagaaaaaaagaaagagagagagagagagaataattgtttttctatgattatatttaagtGCTTAAAGTAGAAACtgataagtaataataagaaaaagatagaatataaagacaatataatttaaaactcaaaaataaaactaaatttataattcttgATTTTCACATTTGTTGACTGCATGTCttccaaaaacaaaaatagtcTACATTATTTCaccctttcttttatttccacaTCAGTTAGCATTCCTATTTATATTCCACACATAGTAAAACAAAGAACTAATaccttataaaatatttctatatatttactcAAGTTTATTGTTTCGCGAATTTGGTTCGTGCTCGAGTAACTACAGACTCGTCGCGTGGTTTCGTTGCCGTATATATGAGTGtattgtgtgtatatttatattatttataagacaATTTATCATTTAGATTTTTCGATCATATGATAGTTAATATCCTCGATATCAAACAAGACAAGCACGTTTcatgaattctttttatatatatacatctttttatatatataactaattcTATGAACATGATTCGTAAGCAGCACGTGATACATTCACAATaatttcacacacacacacacacacacacacacacactatcACAGTCCATGAAACTCAAACGATGTGCCATAAATGCACACAAGCCTTTTACAAAGTAATAACACAGATACAAGTTCTACCTTATCGACCTAGCTTCCTGAtgattattgtacaatataattgaatagatatattattattcgaataagccaatattgaaaaatgtaggtaatatagataatgaaagaaagatgatcTGCTACTAGCTTAGAACTTTGACTTTGAAAACGAACGGGAGAAGAGCAaggaatttatttttgtttcaagGTACTCCTGGAAATACAGAGTTTATTTATAGGAGTTCGTCCTCCGGTCGACTATCAGCAAACGCCCATAgaagacaagaagaagaaaaagtagaagtagaaatagaagaagataaaaagaaaatggaaaaaatgaagaagacgaaaggaaccaaaaaaaaatatttttatttctgttttttctcccctctctctttgtattttattgttctttgCGGAACAATAGTTTTGTATCGTTTAAacttatattaagaaaaatataaaaataaaaagaaaataaaagggataCCTTACGACGAGAAGAAGTTTGGCTTGGCGGTGAATTGTGAAGCATAGCTGTGATTTCCCGAAGAACAACCCTTGTCCCTTCACGAACTTGTCCTCCAACAACGACACTTTTTGGACTCAACATTTCTCCTGAACGTCGAATTTccatattttgtaaaaaatattcgatgattcgttgttttattttctccttcttcttcttcttctctatgcGTTATGAAGATGAATTTTGTCTCAGATTGATAAAAAGAGTTGGCTTCTCTCTTCCAAATTAAAGCGcactttttcttcgtcgtatCACATTACTAAACACATTTAGATCTTTTTCCGCACTTACGAACCTGTAACGATCAcgtattaatacaaattaattaacacgATTCGTTTATTCCTTTCGACTTTGTAACCTAACACACAATTCTATAAcgcaacgacgacgactttTAACGGCTGCTCTAGCATTCACAAACTTGAATGCGAATTCAACGACCAATCAGAAACGCCGATTTATCTGACTCGTTGCGCCACCGTATCGCTGCGTCATTTCATTACGctatcgataatatagatttcttttatcttctcgaAAATAAGCGGTTaaatgtaatgtatatatatacacgcatattatcgtatttttattttacaaaagacATAATGTTAACTAAATATATGATggttatatgtaataataattttcttaaattcttatttaatgCATCCTTTCTTTAGAATGATGCCATGCAAAAtagaatgaggaaaaaaatagttcatcaaaattttgataaaaaataaaagtagatagaaaaataatgtctacgtaagaaaaatcaatttttttaatttaataaatcaagatacaaatttttgtttaatattatatatgtttgactttaatagatttatttattcctcctttctctagattaaattatacaattgtAACCATACTACATTTTtctaacatattttattacttgaaGGTAATTGTAATGACCAATCAAAACGGCTAATTTATGTGTCTAACTTTATGTAGTAATGCTGTTCTTTCTTTGTCGATGGGTAAtacagatttctttttatcttaatgaAAATACGCGGTAATTTcccatgtgtatgtgtgtgttttattgtatttttattattacttatataaagagagatatatataaaatatattattatttcaggtTTCTAtactgaaatttttatttaaaactcaTGCAATACTGTTGTATATAATAACTTGtttaagttaataataataaggtaattattataataattattataaaaatttttcctttgaatACCATagattaacaaatttattatcaagcTTCATACAAATGTGTATAAACCACCATGTTGTTACATGAACGGCAGTGTGAAAATATCACCAAAATATATGGTGGTCACAAGTCTTATTTGTCACATTTACGCATGCTGATTTGTCACACACATTCTCGCACGCATTCATTTTCTcacacaatttcttttttcataatatacatatacataaaaatacacACGCGTGCAACACATTAATGTATTACCGCACTAGATAGTACGTAATATAAAgcgaactatatatatatatatatatatagttcaaATACTATTCAcaatgttctttttatttttgtgctAATAAAAAGAACTACGAACGAAAAGACACTTCTCGTAGGCactagaattattttttgtattttttaataataataataataataataataataataataataataataataataataataataataataataataataataatagtaataataataataataataataataataataataataataataataataataatatctatatttataggaataagaacaatattaattaaatccgATTCGTTAAAGTATATGTTGCATGAAGCTTCACTGTAGGGTATAATCACAGAGATTAGCCACCATTTAATATATGGCTCTTATTTAAGTTCAAGTTGCTTTGACACAAggcacttttttttatatgtaaatgtttatatatactaaaacatatattaaattaaatttgtgcTTATAATGCACATCTTCTTATACGCTTAATGTCTTGTACTGAGTCTTTTTGAATGACAGATTCACCACCACGTGCCAAACGATCGCTGGATATGGTCGATTGATGCACACAAGGGAATTaacattatgtatattatatacgaaataaagtATAACAATTACTATAACGTTATTACGCTTATGCGTAGGTTTAGTTACTCGTAAGCGACAACATTTGCGTCagcatttttttgttttctcctctttcttgcttttgttgtttttttttccttttttcttttttttttcttctttttttatctttttttttcttttttttttcttttttttctttttttttttcttttttttttcttttttttttctttttttttttacaacgaaTCGctctaattataataattctaaagtttaaaaaaatattcgcgaCGAGAtgagtaatagtaatataataacatcgaGCATTTGCAAATAAGTATTATGTATACGGATGTAACTGTGGCGGGAGACTCGGTGTTGTAGGAGAAGTTTTTTGGCTACTAGAAGGAGGAGTTAAAAGACCACTTTCATTTGGACTACTATGTCTGTCAGATTCAGTTTTCACATCTGTTTCCTCTACGTCGACTAGTAAAATTTCTTCTGCCAATCGTTGTTGCGCTTTTTCTAACATATTCAGATCTACCACGTGAGTTTGTATGCGATGCGATTCATCCATCACTATGTTAGGTACTGTTGCTTTAAGTCCAGATCCTGAATTAGATTCCACAGGAGGAACAGTAGATCTTAACAAAAATTGGGAACCATCTTCCAACACTGTCGAGGCGAATGCAGTCAGCCATTTAACACAAGGAGCCAATTGTTCCCAGGAAAGACGCGATGCCCTTAAAGCACGTTCTCTTCCTTGTGTATGATAAATAGCTCCTGCAGCTATATGACTATAAGGAAATTTTAAACTTCCTTCATCCAAGGTTGCTAAATCCAAAAGCTGAGCAGCTTGCGAATACTGCAATCCACTATACTgtggatatataaatacattggGTTTAGACCAATCACCGGATTCTATTTGCATGTAGATATTAAGCCATCCTGGAGCAGTCATCGGCGAGAGATTCCACCCTAATCCtttcaaaatgattaattcTTTTCCTAAAATCTCTTCCTCTGTGCAGGCCCCATCAGTAACATATGCAAACTCAGCTATTTTAGGTGGATAGATTTCTTCAACCTGAAAATGAATTagaagtattattaaattgttatattcataaaaatagtattccaaaaaagaaaaggaaaaagaaaaaaatagaacaaaccTTGGCTGCAATAAACAGGCATGTAATACCTATAAGTTGTAATTGACTTTTTGGTACATTTTGATGAGTAGACAGATATCTGTCTATATAGTCCATGGCAAGATAATAAGTTTCTCTGTGTAGTTTGTACACTTCACAAACTTCGATTAACCAATCCAACAAAATAGCACGCATTCGTGGTTGTAATGTTGGATGCCTTTGAAACATTTGCGGATCTCTTTGACTAAGAGTCTTTTGATCTCCCAGACACATAAGGGCCCATACTTGTGAACCATCTGCCCAAGGAAACGATGGGAGAGGACTTTGCCTATTTGATGCGTTATTAGAACCTGAAGGTGTCAAGAAACAAGTTGCATTTCTTAATTCCGACCAAGTTGCTGGTTCCTGTTGTTCTTTTAAAGGAGATGTTTGATGTTGAGGTGTACATGGATTTTCTATAGAATGTGTACCATTACAAGATTCTGTATATGACACATGAGATAATGCTGGTACTTTGCTAGgaggataaatattttctgaatCTTCAGAAAGTTCAGCTGTACGTCTTTTACGCTTTAACAATTGCCTCTCTTTACCACCTTGCAAATAAGTTTGGGAAGACTTTTTCTCTTGTAAACTGtcgatagaaaggaaagaaaaaaattataatcctcCCTAAATCTACTATTGAATTATCATGAagatataaacaaagaaacttataaaaaatgaatgactTAAGCACGACGATTAAAAACCTAATACAAGGCGCAATATGCAATAGTTATACTACAACTTGTCATGTATTAGATCTTTAATAACGCTATAAATTTGTTGCTAttgcatttcttcttttagtaGTCTCAATATGTGAATTGTAATAAGAGAaggttatataaataaaatttaagctataactaaaggaaaaaaatgatttattgttTCCTAAGACTGTTCCAAGGttgctataatatatattaatttcttacacacgaaaactaataaaataatggaaaaatctTACGTTCGAATAGAAGGTCGAGTACTCACCTGGTCTGTGGCATCTTGCTGAGAAATACTCGCAGAGTTCGAGATATTCTTAAGcgttaagatttttttttattaatcctcGGTATCGGGTGATATCAGACTAAGTTTTGACGAAAAGCAAGTAAGATTTCGTGCTACAATATTGTCGAGAAAATACTAAAAAGTATGAGAGCGCGCGAAGCTCAGACACACTCGATCGCCATAATGCACGTCTCCTTCCCCGATACCAATCCAATATTTAACGATGAAACGTAAACGCACTTATTCGatttaatcaaaagaaaatctc encodes:
- the LOC124949193 gene encoding G1/S-specific cyclin-E1; protein product: MPQTSLQEKKSSQTYLQGGKERQLLKRKRRTAELSEDSENIYPPSKVPALSHVSYTESCNGTHSIENPCTPQHQTSPLKEQQEPATWSELRNATCFLTPSGSNNASNRQSPLPSFPWADGSQVWALMCLGDQKTLSQRDPQMFQRHPTLQPRMRAILLDWLIEVCEVYKLHRETYYLAMDYIDRYLSTHQNVPKSQLQLIGITCLFIAAKVEEIYPPKIAEFAYVTDGACTEEEILGKELIILKGLGWNLSPMTAPGWLNIYMQIESGDWSKPNVFIYPQYSGLQYSQAAQLLDLATLDEGSLKFPYSHIAAGAIYHTQGRERALRASRLSWEQLAPCVKWLTAFASTVLEDGSQFLLRSTVPPVESNSGSGLKATVPNIVMDESHRIQTHVVDLNMLEKAQQRLAEEILLVDVEETDVKTESDRHSSPNESGLLTPPSSSQKTSPTTPSLPPQLHPYT